The following proteins come from a genomic window of Terribacillus aidingensis:
- the mbhE gene encoding hydrogen gas-evolving membrane-bound hydrogenase subunit E yields the protein MIVAILMPFIIAMCIPFFAKFKYRIHTGYAVFATSLSIFLYFLVLLVSGETDTLYRYSWIPSLGLNLTFYTDGLALFFALLISGIGALVAFYSIYYLNREERLGSFYVYLLLFMGAMIGIVTSDNIYALYTFWELTSVSSFLLISFWFTRKASTDGALKSMLITFLGGFALLGALVLLHLVTGSTSIREILTQGDLILASDWFPMIIVLLLLAACTKSAQFPFHIWLPDAMEAPTPVSAYLHSATMVKAGLFLLLRFTPVFKESEAFFITVSIIGLVTLFWGSYMAVRQTDLKGILAYSTISQLGMIMAMIGYGTEAAIFAAIFHILNHATFKGSLFMAVGIIDHETGTRDIRKLGGLWKLMPVTGIISILASFSMAGVPLPILNGFYSKEEFFSSSWDLAADRTFGTDFAAVLATIVPYAAVAGSIFTFVYSMYFYFRTFTGNAEKATAEKAHDPKFGMLATPVLLVLGVLLISIFPNWFSRHLLQPAANAVYGETMKEHSIHFWHGFVPPFIMSLIVVVLGIVFYVTRKYWMALYNILPGKLSGNIVYASLLSASEKQTKRLNDRIVSGSIRQYNAIIISVISIVTLLILFGTDSFDLRHIDSSPVSLPQSLPELAVAFIMIAAAFGSTVSQKKLTAVIILGVVGYGLSILFVLFRAPDLALTQLSIETITVVLFLLCFRHLPEMRQEKKEKASKKIINIIIASLCGLMMMLVGLAAYSQRLFPSISDYFIKYSYKLGGGDNIVNVILVDFRGLDTLFEITVLAIAALGIFSLIKLRQKGGDR from the coding sequence ATGATCGTTGCCATTCTGATGCCATTTATAATTGCTATGTGCATCCCATTCTTCGCGAAATTCAAATACAGGATACATACCGGATATGCGGTGTTCGCTACATCGCTCTCCATCTTCCTATACTTTCTCGTTCTGCTTGTCAGCGGGGAAACGGATACACTGTATCGTTACAGCTGGATACCGTCTCTTGGACTCAATTTAACATTCTATACTGATGGACTGGCTCTTTTCTTTGCTTTGCTGATTAGCGGTATCGGTGCTCTTGTAGCATTTTATTCCATCTATTATCTTAACCGAGAGGAACGGCTAGGGTCCTTCTATGTTTATCTGCTTCTGTTCATGGGAGCGATGATCGGCATTGTCACTTCAGATAACATTTATGCCCTTTACACCTTCTGGGAGCTCACATCTGTATCTTCTTTCCTTTTGATCAGTTTCTGGTTCACTAGAAAAGCTTCCACAGACGGCGCTCTGAAATCCATGCTGATCACATTCCTAGGTGGATTCGCGTTACTCGGTGCATTGGTGCTTCTACACTTGGTTACAGGGTCTACGAGTATCCGTGAGATATTGACACAGGGAGACCTTATCCTTGCAAGTGATTGGTTCCCGATGATTATTGTGCTGCTGCTATTGGCTGCCTGTACGAAATCGGCCCAGTTTCCATTCCATATCTGGCTGCCAGATGCGATGGAAGCTCCGACACCGGTTAGTGCATACTTGCACTCCGCTACAATGGTTAAAGCCGGTCTATTCCTTTTGCTCCGCTTTACTCCTGTATTTAAAGAAAGCGAAGCATTTTTCATTACAGTATCTATAATCGGTCTCGTCACTTTGTTCTGGGGGTCTTATATGGCTGTCAGGCAGACAGATCTCAAGGGGATATTAGCTTATTCCACCATCAGTCAGCTTGGCATGATTATGGCGATGATCGGCTACGGAACAGAAGCAGCCATCTTTGCTGCTATATTCCATATTCTCAATCACGCAACATTTAAAGGAAGTTTGTTCATGGCTGTCGGTATTATAGACCATGAAACAGGGACCCGGGATATCCGAAAGCTCGGCGGACTTTGGAAGCTCATGCCAGTTACAGGAATAATCAGCATACTCGCATCTTTCTCTATGGCTGGTGTGCCGCTGCCAATTCTAAACGGTTTTTATAGTAAAGAGGAGTTCTTTTCAAGCTCCTGGGATTTGGCAGCCGACCGTACATTCGGAACAGACTTTGCAGCTGTACTAGCTACTATCGTACCGTATGCAGCTGTTGCAGGCAGTATCTTCACATTTGTGTACAGCATGTACTTCTACTTTCGTACATTTACGGGGAATGCAGAGAAAGCCACCGCTGAAAAAGCCCATGATCCGAAATTCGGGATGCTGGCAACACCTGTCCTGCTCGTTTTGGGAGTTCTATTGATAAGTATTTTCCCGAACTGGTTCAGCCGTCATTTGCTTCAGCCAGCAGCGAATGCTGTATATGGAGAGACAATGAAAGAACATTCCATCCATTTCTGGCATGGTTTTGTGCCACCATTTATCATGTCTCTGATCGTGGTTGTATTAGGTATCGTATTTTATGTCACCCGGAAATATTGGATGGCTCTATACAACATCCTGCCAGGAAAGTTATCTGGAAATATCGTCTATGCATCGCTTCTGTCAGCTAGTGAAAAACAAACAAAAAGATTGAATGACCGAATCGTAAGTGGCTCTATCCGACAATATAATGCAATCATTATAAGTGTTATCTCGATTGTAACCTTACTGATTTTGTTCGGAACGGACTCCTTTGATTTGCGACATATTGATTCTTCGCCCGTCTCGCTTCCTCAAAGCCTGCCAGAGCTGGCCGTTGCATTTATCATGATCGCTGCAGCCTTTGGAAGCACTGTATCACAGAAAAAACTGACTGCCGTCATCATCTTGGGCGTTGTAGGATACGGGCTGTCCATTTTGTTTGTCTTGTTCCGAGCACCAGATCTTGCACTGACACAGCTTAGTATCGAGACAATCACTGTCGTTCTGTTCTTGCTATGCTTCCGTCATTTACCTGAAATGAGACAAGAAAAAAAAGAAAAGGCATCCAAGAAAATCATCAATATCATCATCGCCTCTCTTTGCGGTCTTATGATGATGCTGGTAGGCTTGGCTGCTTACAGTCAGCGCCTCTTCCCTAGCATCTCGGATTACTTTATCAAGTATTCCTACAAACTGGGAGGCGGCGATAATATCGTCAATGTCATCCTTGTCGATTTCCGTGGATTGGATACATTATTTGAAATCACTGTACTGGCTATTGCTGCTTTGGGAATCTTTTCCCTGATCAAACTGCGTCAAAAAGGAGGGGATCGCTGA
- the aroE gene encoding shikimate dehydrogenase, whose amino-acid sequence MRILKLGLIGHPVEHSLSPWIHTQFMEQAGIEGEYKLYPIEPGVFDEKITALMQSGIDGFNITVPYKQRIIPFLDELDPDAAKIGAVNTAVRKNGKWIGYNTDGAGYVRALEQVILSKDSLHVLMLGAGGAARGIYRALVAKGFRYIDIANRTVSKAEQLLQLQEPETITEILSYEEAQQKLGSYDIIIHTSSVGMSPHDQEQIMSLANLKPNAVVSDIVYKPIETMLLRSAKQQGAIIHHGHSMLLYQAQYAFEIWSAQQVMIGDLLNQLEQRLTEA is encoded by the coding sequence ATGAGAATATTGAAGTTAGGCCTGATCGGCCATCCAGTGGAGCATTCTTTATCACCATGGATACACACACAATTCATGGAACAGGCTGGTATCGAAGGAGAATACAAGCTATATCCGATCGAACCAGGTGTTTTTGATGAAAAAATTACTGCATTAATGCAAAGCGGGATTGATGGCTTCAATATTACGGTTCCATATAAACAGCGCATCATTCCATTCCTTGATGAGCTCGATCCAGATGCAGCGAAAATCGGGGCTGTGAATACCGCAGTACGAAAGAACGGCAAATGGATCGGGTATAATACGGATGGAGCGGGCTATGTGCGTGCATTGGAACAAGTGATCCTCTCGAAAGACTCCTTGCATGTGCTTATGCTTGGCGCAGGAGGAGCAGCTCGCGGCATATACCGGGCACTGGTTGCTAAGGGTTTCCGCTATATCGATATCGCCAATCGCACTGTTTCCAAAGCTGAGCAGCTGCTTCAATTACAGGAACCGGAAACCATTACCGAGATTCTGTCTTACGAGGAAGCGCAACAGAAATTGGGCAGCTACGACATTATCATCCACACGTCCAGTGTGGGAATGAGCCCGCATGATCAAGAGCAGATCATGTCATTAGCCAACTTGAAGCCTAATGCGGTAGTTAGTGATATCGTCTATAAACCGATTGAAACGATGCTGCTTCGCAGTGCCAAACAGCAGGGAGCCATTATTCATCATGGCCATAGCATGCTTTTATATCAAGCACAGTACGCATTTGAAATCTGGTCGGCACAGCAAGTCATGATCGGGGACTTATTGAATCAGCTGGAACAAAGATTAACGGAGGCATAA
- a CDS encoding Na(+)/H(+) antiporter subunit C, translating to MEIIMIVLAGILFGFAVYNMLQKQLLRIIIGTALLSHAAHLFILTMGKLKRGAAPVLTDGTENYTDPLPQALILTSIVISFGVTSLLLVLAYRAVKTNGTDNMEELRGNDHD from the coding sequence ATGGAAATTATCATGATTGTACTTGCCGGCATCCTCTTCGGATTTGCGGTTTACAACATGTTGCAGAAGCAGCTCCTCCGAATCATCATCGGGACTGCCCTTCTGTCACACGCTGCCCACCTGTTCATCTTGACGATGGGCAAGTTGAAGCGTGGTGCCGCTCCTGTTCTTACTGATGGGACGGAGAATTATACCGATCCGCTGCCGCAAGCACTGATACTGACGTCCATCGTTATCAGTTTTGGTGTCACCAGCCTGCTTCTTGTCCTGGCTTATCGGGCAGTAAAAACGAACGGCACGGATAATATGGAAGAATTAAGAGGTAATGATCATGACTAA
- a CDS encoding YqeG family HAD IIIA-type phosphatase, with translation MLKKFLPNEHVKSIFDIKPEKLKAQGIKGIITDLDNTLVAWDVADATPEVTNWFKEMRAHDIKITIISNNNEQRVKLFSEPLEIPFVYSARKPLGRAFKQAVKQMNLEKGEIVMIGDQLLTDVLGGNLAGFYTIVVVPIVNTDGKITRINRMIERRILNYFRRKGKITWEE, from the coding sequence ATGCTAAAGAAGTTCTTGCCGAACGAGCATGTGAAAAGCATTTTTGATATAAAGCCAGAGAAATTGAAAGCGCAAGGAATCAAAGGTATCATTACGGATCTGGATAATACCCTTGTTGCATGGGATGTTGCAGATGCTACGCCGGAAGTGACCAATTGGTTCAAGGAAATGCGCGCACATGATATTAAAATTACGATTATATCTAATAATAATGAGCAACGAGTGAAACTGTTTTCTGAACCCTTAGAGATTCCTTTCGTCTATAGCGCAAGAAAGCCGCTGGGACGTGCCTTCAAGCAGGCTGTCAAGCAGATGAACCTCGAGAAGGGCGAGATTGTAATGATTGGTGATCAGCTCCTTACAGATGTATTAGGAGGCAATCTGGCTGGTTTCTATACGATAGTTGTGGTGCCAATCGTCAATACAGACGGAAAAATCACCAGAATCAATCGGATGATCGAACGACGGATACTCAACTATTTCAGAAGAAAAGGAAAGATCACATGGGAGGAATGA
- the rsfS gene encoding ribosome silencing factor, whose amino-acid sequence METIDLAQIAANAADAVRGEDVVLLEMKEVSLIADYFMICHGTSERQVQAIARRIKEKAEEAGVEVKRLEGLEQSRWVLVDLGDVVCHVFHIDERRYYNLERLWGDAPQVEPVFSQES is encoded by the coding sequence ATGGAAACTATTGATTTAGCACAAATAGCAGCAAATGCTGCAGATGCGGTAAGAGGGGAAGACGTTGTCCTTTTGGAAATGAAAGAGGTCTCCTTGATTGCTGATTACTTCATGATTTGTCATGGAACGAGCGAACGCCAAGTGCAAGCTATCGCCAGAAGAATAAAAGAGAAAGCCGAAGAAGCTGGCGTGGAAGTGAAGCGTTTGGAAGGATTGGAGCAGTCAAGATGGGTGCTTGTCGATCTTGGAGACGTAGTTTGCCATGTATTCCACATCGATGAACGCAGATATTATAATTTAGAACGCCTGTGGGGAGATGCGCCGCAAGTGGAACCGGTATTCTCCCAAGAAAGCTGA
- the comER gene encoding late competence protein ComER: MTKWGIIGVGNMGGMLLETWVNSGSINQEDIMILNRSAEKAAKWKEAYPSIHVADSISHIAEYADILFLCVRPPHLPGVCHELHPILKPDQVLVSITSPYSIEDLEVLVPCQVARAIPSITNRAAAGTTLLTFGTSLLNRNKAALIDLVSSYSNPLYIPEDITRVASDIVSCGPAFFSYLAQRFIDGAVEETAISKEQATHLTSEMLIGLGTLLANGHYTLDELIKKVCVKGGITGEGIAVLEKETTEQFPQLFRATHRKFREEKEAIQKGLYN; this comes from the coding sequence ATGACGAAATGGGGAATAATCGGAGTTGGAAATATGGGAGGTATGCTGCTGGAGACGTGGGTAAACTCCGGTTCAATCAACCAGGAAGACATTATGATTTTAAACCGTTCTGCTGAAAAAGCTGCGAAGTGGAAAGAAGCTTATCCATCCATCCATGTGGCTGATTCCATAAGCCACATTGCGGAATATGCTGATATTTTGTTTCTCTGTGTTCGGCCGCCTCACTTGCCTGGTGTCTGTCACGAGCTTCACCCTATATTAAAGCCGGATCAAGTACTAGTCTCCATAACTAGTCCGTATTCTATTGAAGACCTCGAAGTTCTTGTACCATGTCAGGTAGCACGGGCCATCCCAAGTATTACGAACAGAGCTGCAGCGGGAACGACTTTGCTGACATTCGGAACAAGCCTGTTAAATCGTAATAAAGCCGCGCTGATCGATTTAGTCAGCAGCTATTCTAATCCACTTTATATTCCAGAGGATATAACGAGAGTAGCTTCAGATATTGTTTCCTGCGGACCGGCTTTCTTCAGCTACCTTGCGCAGCGATTTATCGATGGCGCAGTGGAGGAAACGGCAATCAGCAAAGAACAAGCCACTCATTTAACTTCGGAGATGCTGATCGGACTCGGAACTCTATTGGCAAACGGGCACTATACATTGGATGAACTGATAAAAAAGGTTTGTGTGAAAGGCGGTATTACAGGAGAAGGAATCGCAGTACTGGAAAAGGAAACAACTGAACAGTTTCCTCAATTATTCCGAGCAACTCATCGCAAATTCCGGGAAGAAAAGGAAGCAATTCAGAAGGGATTGTACAACTAA
- the yqeK gene encoding bis(5'-nucleosyl)-tetraphosphatase (symmetrical) YqeK: MQRDKALAIVEKQLKKPRYDHTIRVMDTSIRLAKQYGADEKKAELAAIFHDYAKYRPLEEMKRWILSEQLPKDLLDYHHELWHGPVGALMVKREVGISDPEILHSITVHTTGCVGMSVLDKVVFLADYIEPGRAFPGVDDVRKISEKNLDKACWMASRNTINMLVSLNRKVYPDTFHAYNDLLNSTGGNT, translated from the coding sequence ATGCAGAGAGATAAGGCATTGGCGATCGTTGAAAAACAATTAAAGAAACCACGGTATGATCATACTATCCGTGTAATGGATACAAGCATCAGACTGGCCAAACAGTATGGTGCAGATGAAAAAAAAGCAGAACTGGCTGCTATTTTTCATGACTACGCGAAGTATCGGCCACTTGAGGAAATGAAACGCTGGATCTTATCAGAACAGCTGCCGAAAGACTTGCTGGATTATCACCATGAATTATGGCATGGTCCGGTAGGAGCGCTGATGGTAAAGCGCGAAGTCGGTATTAGCGACCCGGAGATACTGCATAGCATCACGGTACACACAACTGGATGTGTTGGTATGTCCGTACTTGATAAAGTAGTATTTCTTGCAGATTATATTGAACCAGGCCGTGCTTTTCCCGGCGTGGATGATGTACGTAAAATTAGTGAGAAGAATTTGGATAAGGCGTGCTGGATGGCTTCCCGGAATACGATCAATATGCTCGTCTCGTTAAACCGGAAAGTATACCCGGACACGTTCCATGCTTATAATGATTTATTAAACTCTACTGGAGGTAACACATAA
- a CDS encoding ComEA family DNA-binding protein, translating to MVQIVKQYSWAIILAAAVCVVLVIWIREPKGDAAVKQLEEAENPSENQLLLAETPAEKEPAPDHTKFVVDIKGEVQNPGVYELAPDSRVEQAIDAAGGLTDKAEARSINLAQRVADEQVIYVAAIGEGGDLPAQSAGTNASSDKININQADSEELTELNGIGEAKAQAIVAFREENGPFTSIEQLTEVPGIGEKSLENMKEQISL from the coding sequence ATGGTGCAAATCGTCAAACAATATAGTTGGGCTATCATACTCGCTGCTGCAGTATGTGTGGTTTTAGTCATATGGATCCGGGAGCCTAAGGGTGATGCTGCTGTTAAGCAGCTTGAAGAAGCTGAAAACCCTTCTGAGAATCAGTTGTTGCTTGCAGAAACACCAGCTGAAAAAGAGCCGGCACCTGATCACACGAAGTTTGTAGTAGATATAAAAGGAGAGGTGCAGAACCCCGGAGTATACGAGCTTGCTCCAGACAGCCGTGTGGAACAGGCGATAGATGCAGCTGGCGGGCTGACAGATAAAGCGGAGGCGAGGAGTATCAATCTGGCCCAGCGTGTGGCTGATGAACAGGTTATTTATGTTGCGGCTATCGGAGAAGGAGGGGATTTACCTGCTCAATCTGCGGGGACGAATGCTTCATCGGACAAAATCAATATCAACCAAGCAGACAGCGAGGAACTGACGGAGTTGAACGGCATTGGGGAAGCAAAAGCACAGGCTATCGTTGCTTTCAGGGAGGAAAACGGTCCTTTCACTTCTATTGAGCAGCTTACAGAAGTACCCGGCATCGGAGAGAAATCATTAGAGAACATGAAGGAACAGATCAGCTTGTAG
- a CDS encoding class I SAM-dependent methyltransferase, which produces MAAYERLAAVYERLMQDAPYEPWQRFMQQIFQKHAQIEIKEIADLGCGTGYVTRQLANAGYQMTGIDQSENMLAYAASRDTNQQVRWIQQDLRELESIKADAAISMFDVVNYITSPEDVKQAFSRIWQMLAPGGVFLFDVHSIRHMEEDLAGEVFAEIHDDLSYTWFCETGEEKGEVFHDLSFFTKETDSDKYDRFDEYHHQRTYSIETYISWLEEAGFQVSGVYGDFDIERTEQLEEADRLFFACLKNQEA; this is translated from the coding sequence ATGGCCGCATACGAGCGGCTTGCCGCCGTATATGAACGTCTGATGCAGGATGCGCCTTATGAGCCGTGGCAGCGATTCATGCAGCAAATATTCCAAAAGCATGCCCAGATCGAGATCAAAGAGATAGCAGATTTAGGCTGTGGAACAGGATATGTCACCAGACAGCTTGCAAACGCAGGCTATCAAATGACAGGGATTGATCAATCTGAAAATATGCTTGCCTATGCTGCTTCCCGTGATACGAATCAGCAAGTGCGCTGGATACAGCAGGATTTGCGGGAGCTGGAGTCGATTAAAGCGGATGCTGCAATCAGTATGTTTGATGTGGTCAACTATATAACGTCACCGGAAGATGTAAAGCAAGCTTTCTCCAGGATATGGCAGATGCTTGCTCCTGGCGGTGTTTTCCTGTTCGATGTCCATAGCATACGGCATATGGAAGAGGACTTGGCCGGTGAGGTTTTTGCTGAGATTCATGATGACCTTTCTTACACGTGGTTCTGTGAAACCGGCGAAGAGAAAGGAGAGGTATTCCACGACCTCAGTTTCTTTACAAAAGAAACTGACTCGGATAAATACGATCGTTTTGATGAATATCATCATCAGCGTACATATTCCATTGAAACGTATATCTCCTGGCTTGAGGAAGCAGGCTTCCAGGTGTCAGGGGTATACGGTGATTTTGATATAGAACGGACAGAGCAACTGGAAGAAGCAGATCGACTATTCTTTGCATGTTTGAAAAACCAGGAGGCATAA
- a CDS encoding sporulation histidine kinase inhibitor Sda — translation MEHLSDELLIESYHKANELHLSQEFIHLIEKEIQSRGLSHKIRYTS, via the coding sequence ATGGAACATCTGTCTGATGAATTGCTGATCGAATCTTACCACAAGGCGAACGAACTCCACTTGAGCCAAGAGTTTATTCATCTAATAGAGAAAGAAATCCAGTCACGGGGCTTATCGCATAAGATCCGTTATACCAGCTAA
- a CDS encoding nicotinate-nucleotide adenylyltransferase, with protein sequence MKKVGLLGGTFDPPHLGHLFIAQEVQHRLGLDEVWFIPAHEAPHKEKSHTDAVLRLEMVQAAIADNPIFRMDPIEVDRLGKSYTFDTIKLLQEMHPNTAFHFIIGADLVESLHTWHRIDDLIEMLTFVGVGRPGYELVTTYPVTYVDIPELEISSSMIRERVEQGAPVHYLISGAVFDIIKEQKLYAER encoded by the coding sequence ATGAAAAAAGTCGGATTATTGGGGGGGACATTCGATCCGCCCCATCTCGGACATTTGTTCATTGCGCAGGAAGTTCAGCACAGACTTGGACTGGATGAAGTCTGGTTCATTCCTGCCCACGAAGCACCGCATAAAGAAAAGTCCCATACCGATGCGGTTCTGCGTCTCGAGATGGTGCAGGCGGCTATTGCGGATAATCCTATTTTCCGTATGGATCCGATTGAGGTGGATCGTTTAGGTAAATCCTATACATTTGATACAATAAAGCTGTTGCAGGAAATGCACCCGAATACTGCATTCCATTTCATCATCGGTGCTGATCTGGTCGAGAGTCTGCACACGTGGCATCGTATCGATGATTTAATTGAGATGCTGACATTCGTAGGCGTCGGCCGGCCTGGATATGAGCTGGTGACAACTTATCCTGTCACTTATGTCGATATACCGGAGCTTGAAATATCATCGAGCATGATCCGGGAACGAGTCGAACAGGGAGCTCCAGTACACTATCTTATTTCAGGCGCAGTGTTCGATATAATAAAGGAGCAAAAGCTGTATGCAGAGAGATAA
- the yqeH gene encoding ribosome biogenesis GTPase YqeH has translation MEELICQGCGAPIQTEDASLPGYIPASALGKNDEVICKRCFRLKHYNEVQDVAVTDDDFFTLISEINNKDGIVIKLVDIFDFNGSFISSIKRLVGDKPIILVGNKVDLLSKSTNHERVKQWLRGAAKEYGIQVADVHLISAKRGIGMAELEDSIQDLRDGQDVYVVGSTNVGKSTFINALIKHSTGINDAITTSYYPGTTLGFIDIPLDDTSSLYDTPGIVNRQQIAHYVTEKDLKTITPNKEIKARIFQLNDMQTLFIGGLARIDFEKGERQPFVCYFSNALDIHRTKLENADSLYERQKGELLTPPYKEQLENFPSFRKSTFRIKDQKTDIVIPGLGWITLSGEPASITVHTPEGVPATIRRSLI, from the coding sequence GTGGAAGAATTGATTTGCCAAGGCTGCGGAGCGCCGATTCAAACAGAAGACGCATCCTTGCCCGGTTATATCCCTGCTTCAGCACTAGGGAAAAATGATGAGGTCATCTGTAAGCGCTGCTTCCGGCTCAAGCATTACAATGAAGTCCAGGATGTTGCAGTGACGGACGATGACTTCTTTACGTTGATCAGCGAAATCAATAACAAAGATGGTATTGTCATTAAACTGGTGGATATATTCGATTTCAATGGGAGTTTCATTTCCAGCATCAAGCGGCTTGTAGGAGACAAACCGATTATCCTTGTTGGAAATAAAGTGGACCTTCTTTCGAAATCGACAAACCACGAACGTGTGAAACAGTGGCTGCGCGGGGCAGCTAAAGAATATGGTATCCAGGTGGCGGATGTGCATTTGATTTCCGCAAAACGGGGTATCGGAATGGCGGAGCTGGAAGATAGCATCCAGGATTTGCGCGATGGACAAGATGTATACGTGGTCGGCAGTACGAATGTCGGCAAATCTACGTTCATCAATGCTTTGATTAAACATTCTACAGGCATAAATGATGCAATCACCACTTCATATTATCCTGGCACAACACTTGGATTTATTGATATCCCGCTGGATGATACAAGCTCCCTTTACGATACACCGGGAATTGTCAACCGCCAGCAGATTGCTCATTATGTGACGGAAAAAGACTTAAAAACCATCACACCTAATAAAGAAATCAAAGCTCGTATCTTCCAGTTGAACGATATGCAGACCTTATTTATTGGTGGTTTGGCACGCATCGATTTCGAAAAAGGGGAAAGACAGCCATTTGTCTGCTATTTCTCTAATGCGCTTGATATCCATCGTACGAAGCTTGAGAATGCGGATTCGCTTTATGAGCGTCAAAAAGGAGAATTGCTCACACCTCCATATAAGGAGCAGCTTGAGAACTTTCCATCTTTCCGGAAATCAACATTCAGGATAAAAGATCAAAAAACGGATATCGTCATTCCAGGACTAGGATGGATAACGCTGTCAGGTGAACCTGCTTCAATTACAGTCCATACACCAGAAGGAGTGCCGGCAACGATCCGCAGATCATTAATCTAA
- the yhbY gene encoding ribosome assembly RNA-binding protein YhbY: MLTGKQKRYLRAQAHHLKPIFQVGKIGVNDNMLVQIGEALEKRELIKVSLLQNCLDEKEDVAAAIEEGTGASIVQIIGSTIVLYRESEDNKQIKLP; encoded by the coding sequence ATGTTAACAGGTAAACAGAAAAGATATCTTCGCGCACAAGCGCATCATTTGAAACCAATTTTCCAGGTAGGGAAAATCGGTGTGAACGATAACATGCTCGTCCAAATCGGCGAAGCATTGGAAAAAAGGGAATTGATCAAAGTAAGTTTGCTTCAGAATTGTCTGGATGAGAAAGAGGACGTTGCTGCAGCAATCGAAGAGGGGACAGGTGCCTCTATCGTTCAAATCATCGGCAGTACAATCGTCCTTTATAGAGAATCAGAAGATAATAAACAGATCAAGCTGCCGTAA